In a single window of the Nicotiana tomentosiformis chromosome 10, ASM39032v3, whole genome shotgun sequence genome:
- the LOC138900430 gene encoding uncharacterized protein has product MLKQIQVNIDALKEIPGYAKMMKDWMSRKFDFQDLAIITLTQTCSAVVTRPIAEKLSDSGSFTIPCTIGNYAFAKALCDLGASINLMPLTIYKRLGIGRARPTSMLLQLDDRTVKRPSGIIDDVLVQVGKFVFPVDFVILDCRVDEEIPIILGRPFLATGRALIDCETGELKMRLNDEEITFNVQKSMRRPSEFANCSLIEAVDVILEEEDETLNAKDPLAACLMNLEKMNGENLTEWVLAFEGRGYWKRELEFEPLHLEERKTPPAKPLIEEPPQLELKLLPFHLRYAFLGPKSTLPVIISSSLLDVQEEQLLQVLMECKTAIGWTIADIKGISPTFCMHKILLEDQHKPSREHQRRLNPNMKEVVKKEVIK; this is encoded by the coding sequence ATGTTGAAGCAAATTCAGGTAAACATTGATGCCTTAAAGGAAATAcctggttatgcaaaaatgatgaaggactggatgtctcgtaagttcgactttcaagacttggccatAATTACACTGACTCAGACATGTAGTGCTGTTGTGACAAGACCCATAGCCGAGAAGTTATCTGATtcagggagtttcacaatcccatgcacaataggcaactatgcgtttgctaaggcactttgtgatttgggggcaagcataaacttgatgcccttgactatctacaaaaggttaggcattggaagagctagaCCCACGTCTATGTTGTTACAGCTGGATGACCGGacagtgaagaggccctctggtatcattgatgatgtattagtacaGGTGGGGAAGTTTGTTTTCCCAGTAGATTTTGTCATTTTAGATTGTCGGGTTGACgaagagattcccataattttgggaaggccattcttggccactgggagagccctaattgattgtgaaactggagAGCTAAAGATGAGATTGAACGATGAAGAGATAACGTTTAATGTGCAAAAATCTATGCGGCGACCTAGTgagtttgctaactgctctctgatagaagctgtggatgtgatcttggaggaggaagatgagactctgaatgcaaaagaccctctagcagcaTGTCTTATGAACTTAGAAAAAATGAATGGTGAAAACTTAACAGAGTGGGTTTTGGCCTTTGAAGGGCgagggtactggaaaagagaaCTCGAATTCGAGCCCTTACACttggaagaaagaaaaacacctcCAGCTAAACCGTTAATtgaagagccaccacagttggaactAAAATTGTTACCTTttcacctcaggtatgctttcttgggacctaaatccactttacctgttattatctcatccagtttgttagatgtgcaagaagaacaacttttgcaggtgttAATGGAATGCAAGACTGCAATTGGCTGGACCATTGCAGATATTAAGGGGATCAGTCCGacattttgtatgcataagattctattGGAAGATcagcacaaaccttccagagaacatcaaagaaggctgaaccccaacatgaaagaagtggtgaagaaagaagtgatcaagtga